From the Papaver somniferum cultivar HN1 chromosome 2, ASM357369v1, whole genome shotgun sequence genome, the window ATATAAAATGATTATGCAAGTGTTATTGAATTGTGCATAGTAAGACTACTGATAATGCACTTGCAAGCAATATCTGAGGCTGGGAGCCAGTTCATAGAAATGACAGTTTTGCAGAAATGGGTAGCATATAATACATATTGCGATATCATAACAATgcggtaaaataaaataaaaaaacagctAGTTTTAAAATATCACCTTTCTGGTGCAGTTGAAAAAAGATCATCAAGTTCAGCAGGTCGTAATGCGCCATCCTAGTAGACAGAAGCTCCATTGAGTTAGCATTTCAAGAAATAACTGAGCAGTAGCACGTAAGCTTCTGAAGCTAGATATAAATATGCAGTAATGCATAGCACAGTAGATTCAAAATGAGGTGTTTACATCAAGCCTTAAATCAGAAAATTGAATCCTTATATAACACAGGGATGAAAGCATCGTATACATGAGACATGAATATGGAGCACAATACAATCTAACCAGGGTTACAATGATTAACAAGTAGTAAACGAGAAAATTCCAAACTACAGAAACAGCAAATTCGTATCAGGCGTAGGTGTGTATGTACTAAGTATCACTTACACCATGGAGGTCGAACAAGTTGAAGATGCTTTTCAAGAAATCAACAGCTTCAGTAGTCAGCTCCACACTCTGCATAAGAGGTCAcgaggttttaaaaaaaaatacaattgaaTTAAGTATTTCAATCAAGACATGGCATTAACAAAAAAAACTGATTTCTAGCATAACAAGCATAAAAAAAATTTGGACGTCGCAATAATACATAAACAACAGGGGAAACAGCTTTGGCTGAGAAAGCGTTCTAAGGACAACAGAGATATATGGCCATAGACAAGTCTGGTTTCAGAACATGGTGCTGATGTAGTGTGAAATGTTGTTCTTCATATAGAGGGACCATACTTTATCTCCCGTCAGAATTCCAAGTAACACCAGGCTATCAGCTTGGCATGCTACTAAACCATGTTCAAGAATTCAGAAAACTATATCCTCTACATTACTGGATACTTAGTGGAAATTTACAAATCTTACTTCTTCGGGAGTAGCAAATCAGAATCTGACTAACACATAAGAACATCACCTGAACAGTTAATGACAAACTATGACTACGTAATTCTGCTAGCAAAGGAAGGGATTTTAAAATTTAACAGCTAAACATTTGACATAAACAATAAACATACAAATCACATAACTGAAACTGTGGCTATTTATTGTCGTTTTGCAGTAAAAGATATCAAAACTGAAATAAAAGCTAAGCGAGATTCCAGAAAACTATTGACAGTTAAGAAGCCAGTTTACCATCTAACGGAGAGATACCTGGTCAGGAGCACGTTTGAATGAAAGTGGAATTAGATCGTCTCGGAGCTTAATCTCGTTATCGTACCCAAATTTCCTCAGAACCGTCCATGTTGTTTCAAGACGGCCTTTTTCTATAAATAGTgcatgaagaaaaaggaaacctGTCAAGGTAAGACCACGGTCATTAACCCCCTCGGACAGTTTCTCCTGGACAACCCTCTTAACACCGACTATTTCAGAAGGTTGGAGTGGTGCGTTGAAACACTTAACCTGTTCAAATGCATAATGAGGCCAGCTCAGTAAAGTGGGCAGTATCAAGCGTATGACTATAAATGGTAAATTCTTCGAAATGAGTTCTAAATAAGCAAACACCCGTGAAGCAACTCAAGCATACGAAATAAACACCCACAGGAATGTATAAATAACTAAATAGCAACCTGAAAGTCATTTAACTCTCTATCACTGAGAGCACCATCTCTATCTTCATCACAGAGAATAAATATTCGCTTTAAAGCCCTCACACACCGAGGCTTTAAAGTCTGTGTTTCCTGATCAAACAATGGTGCTGTAGGGTGAAGAACTGCCTTCTGAGCATAATAGAAAACTTCTGGAACCTACAAAATGAAACATCGTCAATGAAAACGAACAAATTCATAGATGCCCACACCTAGAAAAACAGAACTATTCTATATGCAAATCATATAATCCAAACTACAGTGATTGAACATAGATATAATAAGCCTATTGTAATCACAGAACAATGTCAAAGGCAATAAAGCAACATAACCAAgttcatgattgaaaacaaatcAAACATCAGACCTGAATAAGGCTACGTGCCGAGCATTCGATACAAGTCTCAATCTCCCTAAATTGTTGCATTATCGGAGACATCACTTGTTCAAGGCTCACTTGGGTATCTTCCCTCGCATCCAACTTACATCCCACCACAATCACTGGTACCTTCACCTATTCATtacaggaaaatattaaaatataacaCACAAATTACACAAAccaagtaaacaaacatgtagaacaatcaaatcaaactaatagaaaacaaaacacaaacctcTAATCTGCGAAGTTCTGGTAACCAGAACGTACTTAAACGATCAAGAGTCGCAGGTGTATCACATGCATAAGTTAATACAACAGCATCTGCTAGCTTTAATTCTTGAGCAAGTTTAGTGCGATGCTCCATACTAAAATCAAACCCATTACAAAATTACCACAAAAGTCAGCCCGATCCATTCAGATAGTAAACCAAAACACAATTTTATTACAAATCGAAACATCAAAAATTATTACCTAGAGGAAGTATCAATGATTGTGACAGGAACGCGATCAGGATAAAAATCAGCAGGTAAACGAGTGGGTGGTAGAACAGGAGGAACATTCTGTGGGAAAGTTTCAGCAGCGGCAGTAACAATCAAACTTGATTTACCAGTTCCAGAGTCACCAACTACAACTACACGAACGTTAGCTTTATCTCCTGTGTTCGATTTTCCCATTGTATTCTCCatctgcaaataaataaatagaacACCCAAAAAAATCCTCAAAATCAAGAATGACAAAATTTCGATTAGATCCAAAAAATGGAAATCTTAGCTTGTCTTACAGTAAGAGACGATGGAGGAAATTCTCTAAAGAAAGAGATGAGAGTATTTCTGGTTGACGAAATATGAATTTGTCAAAACCCTAAAAACGTTCTTTTTTGGGGGGTTTCACGCTCCCTACGTTCAGGCCTCAGGGTAATGACTAATGAGAGAGTACGCTTGGAAGAAAAGCTAAATAATGATGGGCTTATTTATAATTACTgtgtttttatggtggtggcaaTGGATAGTGGTGGTTTCGTAGAGAATAATTCACTATGGCTCATAGTTTTTATTGATTGTTCGAGAAGTTCTCTCTGTCATTTCCTTTGGACCGGACCCTCTCTTCATTTTAACTTGCTCAACAAAATTGTGGGCAATTACTATTTTCATTTTAACACCCCTCGTTTAGAGCGTACACAATCATGAGACGGAACAGAAAGCAAAAACCAATCCTAAAAAGTTTGGTCTTCTGGAACGCGATGGCAGGGGAGGACATTATAATCCAGTACAAATTACGTTTAGTTTCAAAGTTTGTGGGCTTTGGACGTTTTAGTCCATCCATCTGAAACCCAATACAATCTAGTTCAAAAAAGCCCCGCCTggtacagtttagtccaaacatggacgagttagtccaaattcACGAACGAATCCCGATTTTGCGAGTTTTCCATATACCATAATTACCCTTGAACGATTCCTGATAGCGTGATTTTGAAATCGAAATTTTTGGATCTGAAACTTGAATTCAAAACAGGATGCAGCTCAGAGATTAGTTTTGGGAGGCGATTTAACAATTTCAGAGAGGATTTGATCGTTTCTTCATCGTGTTTCAACTCAAGTTACATTCGAAAGTGCTCTAGAGTCGAAAATTCTTAATCTCATATTTGAATTCACGACAGATTGAGAGATAGATCGTTCCAGTTTTGAATTCGGAGGTGATTTAACAGATTCGTAGAGGTTAGATTGGATTTTGATTGTTAATGGAGCAGAATTCAACCTCaggttagttttattttggttGTATTTCATCTGTTACATCTAATTTTCAggttttgtttctgatttttagtttttctgagtttatgagttgatgatatcaatTCGTATGATCTTGAGTtgatattttgttatatactaTCTTTTGATTctcgtgatgatgatgatttattgTTAATACTAGATCAATTCGATTTTTGTTTACTGTTGTTTGATGAtgttttttagttttatgatgaatgatatgAAATCGAACTGATACTAGATCCTAGGCTTCTGATTTATTCAATTATGTGTTCCAGTAAGATTCTGGAGCTTAATTGATGGAGCATTTTATCTAGGTTTAGTGTTACTTGATGTTTTTGGCTTCGATTAAATGTGTACTTTCATGTACACCGTTTACTTTTAGGTTATATGAAATTGTTGTTTGAAGGTTGAGATGTTTATTATCATTTCTTTTGTAATATGTAGGGGTATCAAACAAGTCTGAGAAGTTTATTAATGATGTTTTGAAACATGGTGAGCATTCTGCTGTTTTTCGTGTTAATACTAAAACAATCGTAGAAGAATTGAAGCATTTTGCATGGAAGCACTGGAGGTCTTTGTCTCACGGGAGTATATGTTTCAGCTATATGGATAATGCTCAAGTAGTTTTTATGCAAGGTGATATACAACTGCAAATCTTAATTGGTTTCAtgattcttattgataatgaataTGTCTATTTGAATGTGGATATGATTCGGAATCATACTTCTCGTTCTAAGTATGGTTGTAGCAGCAGTTCTGGTTCTAAGTCTGGTTGTAGGAGTAGTTCTGGTTCTTGTTCTAAGTCTGCTTGTGTAACTGAAAGTCCTAAGATGGTAAGGGTGTTAGATCATGATGCAGACAAGGGGAAGTCTCTTATTATTGATGAATGGGTTTATGTATTTGACAAGATTGGTAGGGAATTTATGGGTGGTGTTAAAGCTGTTAGGATTGCTCTCGATAAGTACAATATGGATACTGGTCACAAGATTGTTATTCTTAAAAATGACACGACCCGTTTTACTGCAAAATGCGAAGAAGATGGTtgtggttggaggattcactttggTCCTGTGAATGGTGATACTTCTCGGTTCGTGCTGAAAGATTGTAATGCTCACAGGTTAGTGGTTTTCATACTAGTCCACATTACTTATTTTTAGGCTTTTTGTGTGTATGTCCATAGTGGTGGACATAGTTGTGCACCTTATATatgtagatttgttttaggtgtacattgtggttCACAGTACTTGTACTCTTAAATTACAAATTCTTGCTTGGTTTGTGTGTATGTCCATAGTGTTGGTTTTGAGATCTTattaggtgtacattgtggttcacattacttattccagtttttttctctttttttcttttttgtagctgtggtgttggtttgaggttgaagagtcctgcggtgacaaccaagttagtcAAGCATTTGATCGCTGACAATATACAGGGTGATCCTAGCTTAAAACCCAGACATATCATGTCACTTTTTAAGAAATcttatgggtccaatattaagtatcaccatgcccgtaGAGGGAAAGAAGATGTATTAGAAGAACAGTATGGCGATGACGAGAAGTCTTATAGCGATTTAACTTGGTATGTCAaagcaattgaagaaactaatCCCGATAGCTATGCGAAGTTTGAATTTGAGGATGGAACCGGTAGATTTCAGAGGATATTCATTTGTTTCGGTGCTTGCAAGCATAGCTATAGGTATCTTAGGCCCATGATTTACCCATTTGCTTTTGCTATTATTTCTACGGAAAACAAAGataattggttttggtttttggAGAATCTTTAACAAGTTGTCGATGGTCGTCGgattgttttccttagtgatcgtGGAGAAGGAATTTTGCAGggcattccaaaatattttcctaattcacATCACAGCTATTGCTTTTACCACATCAAATGCAATCTCCCCGTTAGATCAGGTGATGCGAATTCGAAGCCCgttattgatttgttttacaaagctgCCTACTCTTGCACACCAGCGAATTTTGAAGAAGCTTTGCGGGGCATGCATGCAATTGGATGTGGACATGTTGCTAACTATATCATGACTATTCCAAATGAGAAATGGGCAAATGCATTTTTCCCTATATGCAGATATGGTGCTCACTCTTCAACTCTTGTCGAGTCCTTTAACAACTGGGTTCTTCCTTTCAAAAAGTTGCCTGCTTTTGCTCTTCTCGATGCGATACGGTGAGTTTTATGTTTAATGTTTTATTTATGTAAGTCTGTCTACATTGTTGCATACATGGATTTGCTTGATCTGTAGatacttgtacacatgttttatctgtGATTCTACAAttgtgtgtacattgttgtacacatggatttccttaatgtgtacactgttgtacacatgttttatctgtATTCCTTCTGGATCatatttttgattttatgttttgtgtttttattatgttagtttgaaggttatggAGAAGATGTCTGAGAGAAGGATAGAAGGTCTAGAAAATTTCAACACTAGGCTCACTCCTGAATATGAGGCTTTACTAAAGGAAAACATCGacattggtcgtacttggactGTTGTTCAGTTCATGGAAAGATTGTATGAATTCAGGTCTCCCCGGACTCCTTCTATAGATCTATTACAGAAAACTTGTACATGTCACAGGTGGCGAGTTAATGGTTTTCCTTGTGCACATGCTTGTGCTGCCATTTAAGCTACGAGAGAAGACATCTattcatttgttgagccatacttcACCACCGAATGGTACACCAGGACATACCAGGAGATCATCTTGCCAATCCCCAATTACGATAAGCCGCAGGcttatgatcctagtgataggttTATTGTTCCTATTCCTGTTCCTCCACCCGGTAGACGAAGAACACAGCGTATCAAGAATCCTTATGAGAATCAAAAGAAGcctatgatgtgcacaaagtgcttcacCCTTGGTCACCATAATAGAGCTACCTGCCACATGATTTAATACTTTTTTCTATGTTTCATTTGTTCAAAAGATTCTATGTGTTTGGTCTTTACTTTTGGTAAtgtcttttcaattttctttggCATGGATAATTAGTACCAggacatgtgtaccattatgtacaccttcttgTGAACTTTAGTTTTTCTTACCTGTCTTTTTACATGTGTACCACTATGTACACCTTGGTGTACAATGGATGCTACTAGTCTATTTTGTTTAGTAATATTCTATGTTTTCAGATCTGTATAATTAGTAATTACTTTTGCTATgttcaatttttatgtttttagttcTGAATGATATAAaaaatttaataatatttttatgTCTTCAATTTTCATACTTTGGTAAAGTATGAAAATCTGTCAGTACATGTGTACCTTTATGTATACCTTCTAAACATTTTTATGTACACCTTTTGATAAAGTATGAAAATCTGTCAGTAAATGTGCACAATCAAGTACACCTTAAGATTTCAAAACCTGTAATATACACttatgttagagcatcgctcagtcgaactc encodes:
- the LOC113350117 gene encoding mitochondrial Rho GTPase 1-like → MENTMGKSNTGDKANVRVVVVGDSGTGKSSLIVTAAAETFPQNVPPVLPPTRLPADFYPDRVPVTIIDTSSSMEHRTKLAQELKLADAVVLTYACDTPATLDRLSTFWLPELRRLEVKVPVIVVGCKLDAREDTQVSLEQVMSPIMQQFREIETCIECSARSLIQVPEVFYYAQKAVLHPTAPLFDQETQTLKPRCVRALKRIFILCDEDRDGALSDRELNDFQVKCFNAPLQPSEIVGVKRVVQEKLSEGVNDRGLTLTGFLFLHALFIEKGRLETTWTVLRKFGYDNEIKLRDDLIPLSFKRAPDQSVELTTEAVDFLKSIFNLFDLHGDGALRPAELDDLFSTAPESPWSEAPYKESAEKTALGGLSFDGFLAQWALMTLLDPVKSVANLVYIGYQGDIASVLRITRRRRLDRKKQQSDRNVFQCFVFGPKGAGKSSLLNSFLGRPFSEAYSPTTTERFATNTVDHLGGNKKTLILREIPEDGVKRLLSSKESLAECDVAIFVHDSSDEKSWKRATELLADVAGHGEDSGFEVPCLIVAAKDDLDPFPLSIQNSTRVSQDMGIEAPIPVSMQLGDLSNVFRRIISAAEHPHLSIPETEAGRNRKQYRQFVNRSLMFVSVGAAVAIAGLAAYRVYAARKNTSG